The DNA region aatcaattctagctcACGGAAGCTACTCACACTCTCcacagaattgattttgactttaaaatcaattgtagaaagatCTCTAAACATAATTTAAGTTGAGCATGCAATAAAACACCCGCAAATGGAACTTACCTTTGGGTGCAGAGATACACTTGTCATGATTTGGAGAAGTACCAGGGTGAAAGTAATGAAGGAAATGTTCAGGAGGCAAGATGGTTGTGGTGCATACCAAATGTACATCAAAATGACCCCCACCATGCAGATAAAATATGAAGCAGTTGCAAATAACATCACATGAATTTGGCTGCACAGAAATCCAAGATGTGTTGTGTAAATGTCTTTTaaacttaaataatatattaacagAAAATAGTCAAATACAAAAGCTTTGTGTTTCTATCAGTTTATCAGCAGAGAAAATCATACCATCTTTCTGCATATTTCTCAGAAGCAAAAAAATCATTCAGCCATGTAATGAAGCTGATTATGCTTATTAGTTGAATGAAGAGGAAAACCCTGAAAAATATTGACAGTTCAaacaatcacaatcaaattGAAAACAATGTTAAGGTGAAATCATTTACAAGAGATGAAAAGTATACCCGGCACCAAAATGTGCAACTTCCCCTGCACCAACATAAGGTAAGATTACTACTATAATTTGTAATAACAAAAAGGGGGCAATAATTAATACCACTTGGAAGCTTTTTCAGAGAAACATTTTACTAACCATAAAGATCAATCAACTCAGAAGGGAGTAAAAATGGGAAGATTGTGACTGCAACCCAGAGAACAATCTTGATTGACCACCATCCAGAGTGCCATGTATCTCTGGTTTCGTTCAATTTAGAAGCTCTAGCAGTTGACCAGAACATCATCATAAAAAACAACTGATCAAGAATTAAGGTTTACTTGCTCTAAAGATCACAAACATTTGATTAATGAATACTATAAAACTTAGTTCTTGTTTTTATCAACCAGATTTTAAACATATAGTTGAAATTTGAAGAAGGATACAAAGCAGCCCATGCTCACGCGCAAAACACCATTTGTCCCCAAACAATCTTTTGGGTCCTTGCATGTTTTCAACCCTGTGGTTCAAGGCACGTTAGAATTTGAGTAGTTGGCATCATAAGAACATGTCATGCTAAAATGGAAACAACTTTTCTATATTGAAAGTAAAATATTGGGCACATTCTATGTGCATATATCATGCCTAAATCAGAACACAAACAGCATAGTCAAGTCTGTTGCATAAAACTTATAGCATGCTTGCATCAacttcatcaaaatcaattctgaaatcaAAAAGCTACTTACAGAAACTTCTATCCATAAttgagtgcatgtttggaaactcgtTCTGAAACCATGGTGAAATCCAAATCATGGTGGACAAAGTAAGTTCCCTTAACTTTTGCTTCAGTCCACATGATTTTGACCAGTTTTCGAACAAGTTTTCAAAGCATGCATGATTCtaacttcagaatcaattgcagatggatttccaaacatgaacTTAATTTTAATGGAGATGGGATGTGAAAGTTGATCAATCCAAGGACTCAAGCAAGCTTACCTTTcaattttgtcaaaacactGCGCCCAGGAAGTTCATCACGAGAAGCCCATGCCAATAGATTGCAAACAAGGAAAATCAAGGCATAGACATATCTTGCCATCTTAGGATTGGATGCATTTCTGAATTGACTTAACCATGAAGATACCTTCAACAGTACTCCACACCCCTGCTGGTTGCTGCTGTTGTCTTCCACAGTCACCATGATCTCTTCTTCAACAAACCAATGTTACTCAGTGCATGAATGGATCACAATTCACAATCCACCAAGTTCTTCTATTCTTCACCCCTGCACCTGAATGCAAGAAAAGACTCACCAATGTCATGAAAAGTTGTTCATTGCCTGCAATTAGGCCTTGAATGCAACAAGTGAACAAGGTATGTACATGAATTAGCTTTATAGGTCTCTTTATATTCACGTACCTAAAATAATATTAGTTTTCTTTTCCCATTATTCCTACCAATCGTAGATTTTTCACTTTTATAGCCATGCTATATCttatcatcaacatatactaAAATTCTAAACTCCAACCTTTAAGGTATGCCTACCACTACCATATTGCTAAAATTCCATTTTCTTTGTCTCTTAGTGGTTAAGTGGTCCGTGATTTACttgtctctctttctctcctccaCGAATAATTCATAATCAACCAACAAATTTGTAATTAGCAAGAAAACAATCTTACACTGTTAGGAACCTGAATCCTAACAGTGGAAATTAGAGGTAAATTGCATAGAAAACAGAAGTAGATGGTTTATTTGATGATTGTAGAACAATTACAGAAAGGGATAGGAATCCTATTCTGACCAGAGCTAGGCTCCTATAGGAAGCTTAGAGTTTCCTATTCATAATCTCAATAAGCTATGATCCCAAAAGATAACCTCTCAACCTCTCTATAACCTTCTTATATATTGGTTATTACAATCCTTTCCCTCTCTCACATTTCTGTTAGAGAGTTACTAAGTATTCCCCTTTCTACCCCTTCTAGAATACCCTCCAAACCTTAGGCCCATTCATCCTATGATGTACCAATATGTCACCCTC from Lotus japonicus ecotype B-129 chromosome 2, LjGifu_v1.2 includes:
- the LOC130738936 gene encoding uncharacterized protein LOC130738936, giving the protein MVTVEDNSSNQQGCGVLLKVSSWLSQFRNASNPKMARYVYALIFLVCNLLAWASRDELPGRSVLTKLKGLKTCKDPKDCLGTNGVLRVSMGCFLFFMMMFWSTARASKLNETRDTWHSGWWSIKIVLWVAVTIFPFLLPSELIDLYGEVAHFGAGVFLFIQLISIISFITWLNDFFASEKYAERCQIHVMLFATASYFICMVGVILMYIWYAPQPSCLLNISFITFTLVLLQIMTSVSLHPKVNAGILSPGLMGLYVVFLCWCAIRSEPEGYECIRKSDSPNKTDWQNIISLVVGILALVIATFSTGIDSKCFQYRKGDKPAEEDDVPYGYGFFHFVFATGAMYFAMLLVGWNSHHSMKKWTIDVGWTSAWVRIVNEWLAVCVYLWMLIAPIIWKNIHTEST